The Streptomyces phaeolivaceus genome has a window encoding:
- a CDS encoding S8 family peptidase, with protein MRTSPSRTAGRKLISVAAVSVALVAGMTTSVAVAQSPTAKADAAPAVAGATEAAPGAVAERLIVGYKSGAAEATSNKAADADAAAKGKEAGESLDFQRRLGSGAALVDLGEDVTKTDVADVISEYQADPQVAYVVPDRLNKAQATPNDTEYTKQWDLYESTAGMNLPGAWDKVTGTGVTVAVIDTGYVAHSDLAANIVGGYDFIVDTAVSNDGNGRDSNPADPGDSTAANECAAGDPASTSSWHGTHVAGTIAAVTNNSKGVAGIAYGAKVSPLRVLGKCGGYDSDIIDAITWASGGTVSGVPANTNVAKVINMSLGGSGACTTATQSAINAAVNRGTTVVVAAGNSNANAANYSPASCANVISVAATNRAGSRSYYSNFGSVVDIAAPGGETRTAESGGILSTLNSGTAGPSSESYDYYQGTSMAAPHIAGLAALLKSASSSLTPAQIESAIKTNSRALPGTCSGGCGAGLADAAKTVQAVTGGGSTGGTTFTNTTAVSIPDNGAAIESSIAVTGRTGNAPSTLQVGVDITHTYRGDLVLTLVAPDGSTYPLKASSSDSADNLVTTYSVNASSEVANGTWKLRVQDVAATDTGTLNNWKLTF; from the coding sequence TTGCGTACCTCCCCCTCTCGTACCGCCGGACGGAAGCTCATATCCGTCGCCGCGGTCTCCGTCGCCCTGGTGGCCGGCATGACCACCTCGGTCGCCGTCGCGCAGAGCCCGACCGCCAAGGCCGATGCCGCGCCGGCCGTCGCCGGTGCCACCGAGGCCGCGCCCGGCGCCGTCGCCGAGCGCCTGATCGTCGGCTACAAGTCCGGTGCCGCCGAGGCCACTTCGAACAAGGCCGCCGACGCGGACGCCGCCGCCAAGGGCAAGGAGGCCGGCGAGAGCCTCGACTTCCAGCGCCGCCTCGGCAGCGGAGCCGCCCTCGTCGACCTGGGCGAGGACGTCACCAAGACGGACGTCGCCGACGTCATCTCCGAGTACCAGGCCGACCCGCAGGTCGCCTATGTCGTCCCGGACCGCCTGAACAAGGCGCAGGCCACCCCGAACGACACCGAGTACACCAAGCAGTGGGACCTCTACGAGTCCACCGCCGGCATGAACCTGCCGGGCGCCTGGGACAAGGTCACCGGCACCGGAGTGACGGTCGCCGTCATCGACACCGGTTACGTCGCCCACTCCGACCTCGCCGCGAACATCGTCGGCGGCTACGACTTCATCGTCGACACCGCCGTCTCCAACGACGGCAACGGCCGTGACAGCAACCCGGCCGACCCGGGCGACTCGACCGCCGCCAACGAGTGCGCCGCGGGCGACCCGGCCAGCACCTCCTCCTGGCACGGCACCCACGTGGCCGGCACCATCGCCGCCGTCACCAACAACAGCAAGGGTGTCGCCGGTATCGCCTACGGCGCCAAGGTCTCCCCGCTGCGGGTCCTCGGCAAGTGCGGCGGCTACGACTCCGACATCATCGACGCCATCACCTGGGCCTCCGGCGGCACCGTCTCCGGCGTGCCCGCCAACACCAATGTCGCCAAGGTCATCAACATGAGCCTCGGTGGCAGCGGCGCCTGCACCACCGCGACCCAGAGCGCGATCAACGCCGCCGTGAACCGCGGCACCACGGTCGTCGTCGCGGCGGGCAACAGCAACGCCAACGCGGCCAACTACTCGCCCGCCAGCTGCGCCAACGTGATCTCGGTCGCGGCCACCAACCGCGCCGGCTCCCGCTCGTACTACTCCAACTTCGGCTCGGTCGTCGACATCGCGGCGCCCGGCGGCGAGACCCGGACCGCGGAGTCCGGCGGCATCCTGTCCACGCTGAACAGCGGCACCGCCGGTCCGAGCAGCGAGTCGTACGACTACTACCAGGGCACCAGCATGGCCGCCCCGCACATCGCGGGCCTCGCCGCGCTGCTGAAGTCGGCGAGCTCCTCGCTGACCCCGGCCCAGATCGAGTCCGCGATCAAGACCAACTCGCGTGCTCTGCCGGGTACCTGCTCGGGCGGTTGCGGCGCCGGCCTCGCCGACGCGGCCAAGACGGTGCAGGCGGTGACCGGTGGCGGTTCCACGGGGGGCACCACCTTCACCAACACCACGGCCGTCTCCATCCCGGACAACGGCGCGGCGATCGAGTCCTCGATCGCCGTCACCGGCCGCACCGGCAACGCGCCCTCGACCCTCCAGGTCGGCGTGGACATCACCCACACCTACCGCGGTGACCTGGTCCTGACCCTGGTGGCCCCGGACGGCTCGACCTACCCGCTCAAGGCCTCCAGCTCCGACTCCGCGGACAACCTGGTCACCACCTACTCGGTGAACGCCTCCAGCGAGGTCGCCAACGGCACCTGGAAGCTGCGGGTCCAGGACGTCGCGGCCACGGACACCGGCACGCTCAACAACTGGAAGCTCACCTTCTGA
- a CDS encoding damage-control phosphatase ARMT1 family protein produces the protein MPDTPAPTPAPVIRSDDPASFPHSVLAERHPALIRKVRDATPYGPEQRRALDELLRNGTESVLDPPADDDWWDTWNVRRYTGRSWYSLPFLAAESCFYRQLLRAVGYFGPGPFQGVDPFRPFKLAELDTPEAAAELTALGPLSERPLPEQLRALLHGSLWGNRADLGFRLQTTGAGDSDTAGSSQLVADDTESLLSLLTGRSLPTGAPTAASAGDRTLCLVADNAGRELIPDLLLVDHLLTHGHFDRAVLHLKPYPYFVSDATTADTLDAVHHLVTAKTDAGTRLHTALTEGRLTLRTHPFSCAPLPYADMPADLRADFASADLTVMKGDLNYRRLVGDRLWPPTTPFTEVTSYFPGPVAALRTLKSDVITGLTPRTESALVTAEGQTWRTSGTRALIQVKV, from the coding sequence ATGCCTGACACGCCCGCTCCCACCCCGGCCCCGGTCATCCGCAGCGACGACCCCGCCTCCTTCCCGCACAGCGTCCTCGCCGAACGGCACCCCGCCCTCATCCGCAAGGTGCGGGACGCCACCCCCTACGGCCCCGAACAGCGCCGCGCCCTGGACGAGTTGCTGCGCAACGGCACCGAGAGCGTGCTCGACCCGCCGGCCGACGACGACTGGTGGGACACCTGGAACGTACGCCGCTACACCGGCCGTTCCTGGTACTCGCTCCCCTTCCTCGCCGCCGAGAGCTGCTTCTACCGCCAACTCCTGCGCGCCGTCGGCTACTTCGGCCCCGGCCCGTTCCAAGGCGTGGACCCGTTCCGCCCCTTCAAACTCGCCGAACTGGACACCCCCGAGGCCGCCGCCGAACTCACCGCCCTCGGCCCCCTGTCGGAACGGCCCCTCCCCGAGCAGCTCAGGGCCCTCCTCCACGGCTCCCTCTGGGGCAACCGGGCCGACCTCGGCTTCCGCCTCCAGACCACCGGGGCCGGGGACAGCGACACCGCCGGGTCGTCCCAACTGGTCGCGGACGACACCGAGTCGCTGCTGTCCCTCCTGACGGGGCGGTCCCTCCCGACCGGCGCGCCCACCGCCGCCTCCGCCGGGGACCGCACCCTCTGCCTGGTCGCCGACAACGCGGGCCGCGAACTGATCCCCGATCTCCTCCTCGTCGACCACCTCCTCACCCACGGCCACTTCGACCGTGCCGTCCTGCACCTGAAGCCGTACCCGTACTTCGTCTCGGACGCCACCACCGCCGACACCCTCGACGCGGTGCACCACCTGGTGACCGCGAAGACCGACGCCGGAACCCGCCTCCACACCGCGCTCACCGAGGGCCGACTGACCCTCCGCACCCACCCCTTCTCCTGCGCGCCCCTGCCGTACGCGGACATGCCCGCCGACCTGCGCGCGGACTTCGCCTCGGCCGACCTGACCGTCATGAAGGGCGACCTCAACTACCGCCGCCTGGTCGGCGACCGACTCTGGCCCCCCACCACCCCCTTCACCGAGGTCACCTCCTACTTCCCGGGCCCGGTCGCGGCCCTGCGCACCCTCAAGTCCGACGTCATCACCGGCCTGACCCCGCGGACGGAGTCAGCCCTGGTGACGGCGGAGGGCCAGACATGGCGTACGAGCGGGACGAGGGCCCTGATCCAGGTCAAGGTCTGA